A region of Mycteria americana isolate JAX WOST 10 ecotype Jacksonville Zoo and Gardens chromosome 11, USCA_MyAme_1.0, whole genome shotgun sequence DNA encodes the following proteins:
- the C11H3orf18 gene encoding uncharacterized protein C3orf18 homolog isoform X6, with product MSYSSPSVRDLYHSTTTMAKPDPGTTLDVTVPETATVSPETTSFNSTKIPDVASTGPGMSTMLLSFGIITVIGLAVAMVLYIRKRKRLEKLRHQLMPMYNFDPTEEQDELEQELLEHGRDAASSQASQSKPF from the exons ATGAGTTACAGCTCACCCTCTGTGCGTGACTTGTATCACAGCACCACCACCATGGCCAAGCCAGACCCAGGGACAACTCTGGATGTGACTGTACCAGAAACAGCTACCGTAAGCCCTGAGACTACCAGTTTCAACAGCACCAAAATCCCAGATGTGGCCAGCACTGGACCCGGCATGAGCACAATGCTGCTGTCCTTTGGGATCATTACTGTGATTGGGTTGGCTGTAGCTATG gtTCTGTATatcaggaagaggaagag GTTGGAGAAGCTACGGCACCAGCTCATGCCCATGTACAACTTCGATCCCACCGAGGAACAGGATGaactggagcaggagctgctggaacaTGGGCGAGATGCAGCATCTTCCCAGGCATCACAGAGCAAG CCTTTCTGA
- the C11H3orf18 gene encoding uncharacterized protein C3orf18 homolog isoform X4, translating into MSYSSPSVRDLYHSTTTMAKPDPGTTLDVTVPETATVSPETTSFNSTKIPDVASTGPGMSTMLLSFGIITVIGLAVAMVLYIRKRKRLEKLRHQLMPMYNFDPTEEQDELEQELLEHGRDAASSQASQSKILLTSQGALQRPSRLVFTDVANAINA; encoded by the exons ATGAGTTACAGCTCACCCTCTGTGCGTGACTTGTATCACAGCACCACCACCATGGCCAAGCCAGACCCAGGGACAACTCTGGATGTGACTGTACCAGAAACAGCTACCGTAAGCCCTGAGACTACCAGTTTCAACAGCACCAAAATCCCAGATGTGGCCAGCACTGGACCCGGCATGAGCACAATGCTGCTGTCCTTTGGGATCATTACTGTGATTGGGTTGGCTGTAGCTATG gtTCTGTATatcaggaagaggaagag GTTGGAGAAGCTACGGCACCAGCTCATGCCCATGTACAACTTCGATCCCACCGAGGAACAGGATGaactggagcaggagctgctggaacaTGGGCGAGATGCAGCATCTTCCCAGGCATCACAGAGCAAG ATTCTGCTGACAAGTCAAGGAGCCCTCCAGAGACCCAGCCGTCTTGTGTTCACAGACGTTGCCAATGCCATCAATGCATGA
- the C11H3orf18 gene encoding uncharacterized protein C3orf18 homolog isoform X3 yields MAKPDPGTTLDVTVPETATVSPETTSFNSTKIPDVASTGPGMSTMLLSFGIITVIGLAVAMVLYIRKRKRTGHDPYPARATRAESLCSRRNSLQKASAVGWVRQPEHLSFSTDPFLSLPRAGWRSYGTSSCPCTTSIPPRNRMNWSRSCWNMGEMQHLPRHHRARFC; encoded by the exons ATGGCCAAGCCAGACCCAGGGACAACTCTGGATGTGACTGTACCAGAAACAGCTACCGTAAGCCCTGAGACTACCAGTTTCAACAGCACCAAAATCCCAGATGTGGCCAGCACTGGACCCGGCATGAGCACAATGCTGCTGTCCTTTGGGATCATTACTGTGATTGGGTTGGCTGTAGCTATG gtTCTGTATatcaggaagaggaagag GACAGGACATGACCCTTATCCAGCAAGAGCAACAAGAGCAGAATCCCTGTGCAGCAGGAGAAACAGCCTGCAGAAAGCCTCAGCAGTGGGATGGGTAAGGCAGCCTGAGCATCTGTCCTTCTCAACCgaccctttcctttccctcccacgGGCAGGTTGGAGAAGCTACGGCACCAGCTCATGCCCATGTACAACTTCGATCCCACCGAGGAACAGGATGaactggagcaggagctgctggaacaTGGGCGAGATGCAGCATCTTCCCAGGCATCACAGAGCAAG ATTCTGCTGA
- the C11H3orf18 gene encoding uncharacterized protein C3orf18 homolog isoform X1, whose protein sequence is MSYSSPSVRDLYHSTTTMAKPDPGTTLDVTVPETATVSPETTSFNSTKIPDVASTGPGMSTMLLSFGIITVIGLAVAMVLYIRKRKRTGHDPYPARATRAESLCSRRNSLQKASAVGWVRQPEHLSFSTDPFLSLPRAGWRSYGTSSCPCTTSIPPRNRMNWSRSCWNMGEMQHLPRHHRARFC, encoded by the exons ATGAGTTACAGCTCACCCTCTGTGCGTGACTTGTATCACAGCACCACCACCATGGCCAAGCCAGACCCAGGGACAACTCTGGATGTGACTGTACCAGAAACAGCTACCGTAAGCCCTGAGACTACCAGTTTCAACAGCACCAAAATCCCAGATGTGGCCAGCACTGGACCCGGCATGAGCACAATGCTGCTGTCCTTTGGGATCATTACTGTGATTGGGTTGGCTGTAGCTATG gtTCTGTATatcaggaagaggaagag GACAGGACATGACCCTTATCCAGCAAGAGCAACAAGAGCAGAATCCCTGTGCAGCAGGAGAAACAGCCTGCAGAAAGCCTCAGCAGTGGGATGGGTAAGGCAGCCTGAGCATCTGTCCTTCTCAACCgaccctttcctttccctcccacgGGCAGGTTGGAGAAGCTACGGCACCAGCTCATGCCCATGTACAACTTCGATCCCACCGAGGAACAGGATGaactggagcaggagctgctggaacaTGGGCGAGATGCAGCATCTTCCCAGGCATCACAGAGCAAG ATTCTGCTGA